A single region of the Pseudomonas mandelii genome encodes:
- a CDS encoding class II 3-deoxy-7-phosphoheptulonate synthase, with translation MSQPWSPDSWRALPIQQQPLYPDAAHLRHVEQTLASYPPLVFAGEARELRRQFAEVTQGRAFLLQGGDCAESFAEFSAAKIRDTFKVLLQMAIVMTFAAGCPVVKVGRMAGQFAKPRSANDETIDGVTLPAYRGDIVNGIGFDEKSRVPDPERLLQSYHQSTATLNLLRAFAQGGFADLHQVHKWNLDFIANSALAEKYSHLADRIDETLAFMRACGMDSSPQLRETSFFTAHEALLLNYEEAFVRRDSLTNDYYDCSAHMLWIGDRTRQLDGAHVEFLRGVNNPIGVKVGPSMNPEDLIRLIDVLNPDNDPGRLNLIARMGANKVGDHLPALIRAVQREGKQVLWSSDPMHGNTIKASSGYKTRDFAQILGEVKQFFQVHEAEGSYAGGIHIEMTGQNVTECIGGARPITEDGLSDRYHTHCDPRMNADQSLELAFLIAETLKQVRR, from the coding sequence ATGAGCCAACCCTGGAGCCCTGACAGCTGGCGCGCCCTGCCGATCCAGCAACAACCCCTTTACCCCGACGCCGCGCATTTGCGTCATGTCGAGCAGACCCTGGCCAGCTACCCGCCGCTGGTGTTTGCCGGTGAAGCCCGGGAGTTGCGCCGTCAGTTCGCTGAAGTCACCCAGGGCCGCGCGTTTCTGTTGCAGGGTGGCGATTGCGCCGAAAGCTTCGCCGAGTTCTCGGCCGCAAAAATTCGCGACACCTTTAAAGTCCTGCTGCAGATGGCGATTGTCATGACCTTCGCCGCGGGTTGCCCGGTGGTCAAGGTCGGGCGCATGGCCGGCCAGTTCGCCAAGCCTCGCTCGGCCAACGATGAAACCATCGACGGTGTAACCCTCCCCGCCTACCGTGGCGACATCGTCAACGGCATCGGTTTCGATGAAAAAAGCCGCGTGCCGGACCCGGAGCGCTTGCTCCAGTCCTACCACCAGTCCACCGCAACCCTGAACCTGCTGCGCGCTTTCGCCCAAGGCGGTTTTGCCGACCTGCATCAGGTGCACAAATGGAACTTGGACTTCATCGCCAACTCGGCGCTGGCTGAAAAATACAGCCACTTGGCCGATCGCATCGATGAAACCCTGGCCTTCATGCGCGCTTGCGGCATGGACAGTTCGCCACAACTGCGCGAAACCAGTTTCTTCACGGCCCACGAAGCGCTGCTGCTGAATTACGAAGAAGCCTTCGTGCGCCGCGACAGCCTGACCAACGATTACTACGATTGCTCAGCGCACATGCTGTGGATCGGTGACCGCACCCGTCAACTCGACGGCGCCCACGTCGAATTCCTGCGTGGCGTGAATAATCCGATCGGGGTAAAGGTCGGCCCGAGCATGAACCCCGAAGACCTGATTCGCCTGATCGACGTGCTGAACCCGGACAACGACCCAGGCCGCTTGAATTTGATCGCACGCATGGGCGCGAACAAGGTTGGCGATCACTTGCCGGCGTTGATCCGCGCGGTGCAGCGTGAAGGCAAGCAGGTGCTCTGGAGCTCGGACCCGATGCACGGCAACACCATCAAGGCCAGCAGCGGTTACAAGACCCGCGACTTTGCGCAGATCCTCGGTGAGGTGAAGCAGTTCTTCCAGGTTCACGAAGCGGAAGGCAGTTACGCCGGCGGTATCCATATCGAGATGACCGGGCAGAACGTGACCGAGTGCATTGGTGGTGCCCGACCAATCACTGAAGACGGGTTGTCGGACCGTTACCACACCCATTGCGATCCGCGGATGAATGCCGATCAGTCGCTGGAATTGGCGTTCCTGATTGCCGAGACGCTGAAGCAAGTTCGGCGCTGA
- a CDS encoding winged helix-turn-helix domain-containing protein, which yields MPATLSFSNKQARRLALAAQGFNGRQPPAAIKPVQLNRLIERLGILQIDSVNALVRSHYLPLFSRLGNYSPDLLDQAAWSQGRRRTLFEYWGHEASLLPMSMYPLMRWRMQRATRGEDIYQQLARFGREQQDTIRRVLASVQALGALGAGSLSTRQERAGPWWDWSAEKHALEWLFAAGEVTVAGRRGFERLYDLPERVIPSAVLQQPLLSEAEAQRGLLLHAATALGVGTEKDLRDYFRLNPADSRPRLAELIETGELLACEVQGWRQPAYCLPEPKVPRKVESSALLSPFDSLIWERSRTERLFDFRYRLEIYTPQDKRVYGYYVLPFLHNERIAARVDLRAERALGRLAVHAVHEEEPGLDEVGMLALAGNLRQMADWLGLEQVQLNCPRASGARLRVALAQIQGV from the coding sequence ATGCCCGCAACGCTGTCCTTTTCCAACAAACAGGCTCGACGTCTGGCGCTGGCCGCCCAAGGGTTCAACGGGCGGCAACCGCCAGCGGCGATCAAACCGGTTCAGCTCAACCGGCTGATCGAACGGCTGGGCATTCTGCAGATCGATTCGGTCAATGCGTTGGTGCGTTCGCACTACCTTCCCTTGTTTTCCCGCCTCGGAAATTACTCCCCCGATTTGCTCGATCAGGCTGCCTGGAGTCAGGGCCGACGTCGCACGTTATTCGAGTATTGGGGCCATGAAGCTTCGTTGCTGCCTATGTCGATGTACCCCTTGATGCGCTGGCGCATGCAGCGTGCAACGCGTGGCGAAGACATCTACCAGCAACTGGCGCGTTTCGGTCGCGAGCAGCAGGACACGATTCGCCGAGTGCTGGCCTCGGTGCAGGCACTTGGCGCTCTGGGGGCTGGAAGTCTGTCGACCCGTCAGGAGCGGGCCGGGCCATGGTGGGACTGGAGCGCAGAAAAACATGCGCTGGAATGGCTGTTCGCCGCCGGTGAAGTCACGGTCGCCGGTCGCCGCGGATTCGAGCGGTTGTATGATTTGCCGGAGCGGGTGATTCCTTCAGCGGTTCTGCAACAGCCTTTGCTCAGTGAGGCCGAGGCCCAGCGCGGGCTGTTGCTGCATGCGGCGACGGCATTAGGTGTTGGCACGGAAAAGGACCTGCGCGATTATTTTCGCCTGAACCCGGCAGACAGCCGGCCGCGTCTGGCTGAACTGATAGAGACGGGTGAATTACTGGCCTGCGAGGTTCAGGGCTGGCGTCAACCGGCCTACTGCTTGCCCGAGCCGAAAGTGCCGCGCAAGGTCGAGTCCAGTGCCTTGCTATCACCTTTTGACTCGTTGATCTGGGAGCGCAGCCGCACCGAGCGGTTGTTCGATTTCCGTTATCGACTGGAGATTTACACGCCCCAGGACAAACGGGTCTACGGCTATTACGTACTGCCGTTTTTACACAATGAACGGATTGCCGCGCGGGTTGATCTGCGTGCCGAACGAGCGTTGGGCCGGCTGGCGGTGCATGCCGTGCATGAAGAGGAGCCAGGGCTGGACGAGGTGGGGATGCTGGCGTTGGCGGGCAATCTGCGGCAAATGGCGGATTGGCTGGGGCTTGAGCAGGTTCAGCTCAATTGCCCGCGGGCGAGTGGCGCGCGCTTGCGGGTGGCGTTGGCACAGATTCAGGGTGTCTGA